A portion of the Carya illinoinensis cultivar Pawnee chromosome 11, C.illinoinensisPawnee_v1, whole genome shotgun sequence genome contains these proteins:
- the LOC122281706 gene encoding dol-P-Man:Man(6)GlcNAc(2)-PP-Dol alpha-1,2-mannosyltransferase: MELSTRQRRPLQPDPSSSSSSQSESYGKHDKPGRSGGGKGEGGDEGLGWMFPLFVLGTLRYMSATSNIVHDCDEVFNYWEPLHFLLYKSGFQTWEYSSQFALRSYLYIVFHELVSRPASWLFGEEKVRVFYAVRLFLGLLSVITETVLVVALSRKYGKRLACYTLAMLCLTSGCFFASTSFLPSSFSMYAISLSSGLFLLEKPAMAVAVAAVGVILGWPFSILAFLPVTFYSLYRRFKRAFLTGAVTSLSLLAVSLLVDYYYYRRWTSSVLNLLVYNIVGGGESHLYGTEGPLYYLRNGFNNFNFCFILALLFLGFFPIARKKYAPDLLVVVSPVYIWLVFMSLQPHKEERFLYPIYPLVCVAASAVIESFPDLFRDKYNPNDKPLMFTMAKLLRPVVLSLILCTSHARTFSLINGYSAPLEIYKLLEHHDDAGTGSVVCVGSEWHRFPSSFFIPDYVGEVRWIDDGFRGLLPFPFNATLGGTAAAPPYFNDKNKASDEQYLQDLEACTFLVELQLNRPYATRGSDLSVWEAVAALPYLDRQLSPPLYRSFFIPYLWQEKNVFGMYKILRRIRK, encoded by the exons atggAGCTATCGACGAGGCAGAGACGTCCGCTACAGCCCGATCCTTCGTCGTCATCGTCTTCGCAATCAGAGTCGTATGGGAAGCACGATAAGCCGGGGAGATCGGGCGGTGGAAAAGGAGAGGGGGGAGACGAGGGATTAGGGTGGATGTTTCCTTTGTTCGTACTAGGAACCCTACGCTACATGAGCGCCACATCAAACATCGTTCACGACTGCGATGAAGTCTTCAATTACTGGGAGCCACTCCATTTCCTTCTCTACAAATCTGGCTTTCAGACCTGGGAGTACAG TTCCCAGTTTGCACTGCGTTCATACTTATACATTGTTTTCCATGAATTAGTCAGTCGACCAGCTTCCTGGTTGTTTGGTGAGGAAAAG GTGAGAGTATTCTATGCTGTAAGACTCTTTCTAGGTCTCCTCTCTGTTATCACAGAAACTGTTCTGGTGGTAGCCCTTTCGAGGAAGTATGGAAAGCGTCTTGCTTGTTACACACTCGCAATGCTATGCTTAACCAGCGGTTGTTTCTTTGCTAGTACAA GTTTCTTGCCAAGTTCATTCTCTATGTATGCCATCTCCCTTTCATCAGGATTGTTTCTTCTTGAGAAGCCTGCAATGGCAGTTGCAGTCGCAGCTGTTGGTGTAATCCTTGGCTGGCCATTCTCAATCTTGGCTTTTCTGCCAGTCACGTTCTACTCTTTATATAGAAGATTTAAGCGAGCATTTTTAACTGGGGCTGTCacctctctttctcttctt GCAGTCTCACTCCTTGTTGACTACTACTACTACAGAAGATGGACATCATCTGTGCTGAATCTGCTGGTATATAACATTGTAGGAGGTGGTGAAAGCCACTTGTATGGGACTGAAGGACCATTATACTATCTTAGGAATGGATTTAACAATTTCAACTTCTGTTTCATTCTTGCTTTACTTTTCCTGGGATTTTTTCCGATAGCAAGGAAGAAGTACGCCCCAGACCTGCTGGTTGTGGTCTCTCCCGTATATATTTGGCTGGTATTTATGTCTTTGCAGCCACACAAAGAAGAAAG GTTCCTTTATCCAATATATCCACTAGTTTGTGTTGCTGCTTCGGCTGTCATTGAGAGCTTTCCTGATCTTTTCCGGGATAAATATAATCCGAATGATAAACCCCTGATGTTTACA ATGGCAAAACTTCTTAGACCTGTGGTTCTTAGCCTCATATTGTGTACCTCCCATGCTCGAACTTTTTCACTGATTAATGGTTATTCTGCTCCGTTGGAGATTTACAAGCTTTTAGAACACCATGATGATGCAGGAACAG GTTCTGTAGTATGTGTTGGAAGTGAATGGCACCGTTTTCCATCATCATTTTTTATTCCTGATTATGTTGGAGAAGTCCGTTGGATTGATGATGGATTCCGAGGTCTTCTTCCATTCCCTTTCAATGCTACCCTTGGAGGGACCGCAGCTGCACCACCATATTTTAACGATAAGAACAAGGCATCAGATGAGCAATAT CTCCAGGATCTTGAGGCTTGTACTTTCCTTGTTGAGCTGCAGCTTAATCGACCCTACGCTACGCGTGGAAGTGACTTGTCAGTGTGGGAG GCAGTCGCTGCACTGCCTTACCTGGACAGGCAGCTCTCACCTCCCTTGTATCGATCATTTTTCATTCCGTACCTGTGGCAGGAGAAGAA